From a single Halobellus ruber genomic region:
- a CDS encoding Lrp/AsnC family transcriptional regulator — translation MTGSESPIDDLDRRIIHALQHDARHTSATTIAESLDVSARTVRNRIHKLEDAGVIRGYDVDVDYEAAGYQLHTLIVCTAPIHRREEVARRALDVEGVVAIREVMTGADNVHVEVVGTDSNDLSRIGRDLNDTGLEVVDEDLIRNEYTRPFHRFRSPTDTDSE, via the coding sequence ATGACCGGATCGGAGTCCCCGATCGACGACCTTGACAGGCGTATTATCCACGCGCTCCAACACGACGCGCGACACACGTCGGCCACGACGATTGCGGAGTCGCTCGACGTCTCCGCCCGGACCGTCCGGAACCGGATCCACAAGCTGGAGGACGCCGGCGTGATCCGCGGGTACGACGTCGACGTGGATTACGAAGCCGCCGGCTACCAGTTGCACACGCTGATCGTCTGTACCGCCCCGATCCATCGTCGCGAGGAGGTCGCTCGCCGCGCGCTCGACGTCGAGGGCGTCGTGGCCATTCGGGAGGTGATGACCGGCGCGGACAACGTCCACGTCGAGGTCGTCGGCACCGACAGCAACGACCTCAGCCGGATCGGCCGCGACCTCAACGACACCGGGCTCGAAGTGGTCGACGAGGACCTGATCCGCAACGAGTACACCCGGCCGTTTCATAGGTTCCGGAGTCCGACGGATACCGACTCGGAATGA
- a CDS encoding type II toxin-antitoxin system HicB family antitoxin, with translation MARADAGEADAPDREIRLLRNPDGQWTARDLRVGVTTQGESREAALETLDSVVEAIEDDGGHPPTDEEIRELGIDPEVARSQGDELPDVLQ, from the coding sequence ATGGCACGGGCCGACGCGGGCGAGGCCGACGCTCCGGACCGGGAGATCCGACTCCTGCGGAATCCGGATGGACAGTGGACGGCCCGCGACCTCCGCGTCGGGGTGACCACACAGGGAGAGAGCCGGGAGGCTGCCCTCGAAACCCTCGATAGCGTCGTCGAAGCTATCGAAGACGACGGCGGACACCCCCCGACCGACGAGGAGATCCGTGAGCTCGGTATCGATCCCGAAGTCGCTCGATCGCAGGGCGACGAACTCCCCGACGTGCTACAGTAG
- a CDS encoding AAA family ATPase translates to MAYEGAKIYRAPYASDEAFSNFERTVLEGFPADEVTQYSERDFEPEPVRMWGTTVARSWKKIDPGDYLIFYRSGEYEHAAEVVGTERNEELGGFVWPNYEGDPWDCIIYLKEPVEINVPSAPLHELAGYDVTHTQNFAPLNEMGLGAIRAKYGSVGDFVYNNRGEFRDQTTIPDASGEALRSDIDVRTVPEVSVPESTLSGLVFPGETAEEIIDQVNSALSAGKHIVFIGPPGGGKTEIARRVSEYLAEEYADVYSGYRTTTATADWSTFETVGGYMPGESETDTLRFSPGQVLRCFRNDGRQRNDLLVIDEINRSDIDKSFGQLFTLLSGQAVQLPFTVEGKEVEIVPAEHSIENDGDHRYVMPSSWRIFATMNSYDKTSLYEMSYAFMRRFAFVHVGVPGEETDNWESLVERYADVWDLQVSSEVIEVVAEIWEVTNSTVSERKIGPALIKDMLRHISPAGSSDAVANAITSYIFPQLEGVRGRERVVSELASLDAVDSQRIHDRAAEILQVTLNE, encoded by the coding sequence ATGGCTTACGAGGGAGCGAAAATTTATCGAGCCCCTTATGCAAGTGACGAAGCGTTCTCGAACTTCGAGCGTACGGTGCTTGAGGGATTTCCTGCAGACGAGGTTACGCAGTATTCGGAACGGGACTTCGAACCTGAGCCCGTTCGGATGTGGGGAACGACGGTGGCAAGATCGTGGAAAAAGATCGATCCAGGAGATTATCTCATTTTCTACCGATCAGGCGAATATGAACACGCCGCGGAAGTTGTTGGAACTGAACGGAACGAGGAGCTGGGTGGTTTCGTCTGGCCGAACTACGAGGGAGATCCGTGGGATTGTATCATATACCTAAAAGAACCAGTTGAGATCAATGTTCCATCGGCTCCGCTACACGAACTCGCCGGATACGACGTTACTCACACACAGAACTTTGCCCCGCTGAATGAGATGGGGTTGGGGGCGATCAGAGCTAAATACGGCTCCGTCGGAGATTTCGTCTACAACAACCGAGGTGAGTTTCGTGACCAGACCACTATTCCTGATGCCTCCGGAGAAGCCCTTCGTTCGGATATCGACGTACGAACCGTCCCGGAGGTGTCCGTTCCGGAGTCTACGCTGTCGGGGCTGGTCTTTCCTGGAGAGACGGCCGAGGAGATTATCGATCAAGTAAATTCAGCCCTCAGCGCAGGCAAACATATTGTTTTTATCGGCCCACCTGGAGGGGGTAAAACCGAGATCGCAAGGCGAGTCAGTGAGTACCTAGCCGAGGAGTATGCCGATGTGTATTCAGGGTATCGGACAACTACAGCCACTGCAGATTGGTCCACGTTCGAGACTGTCGGTGGGTATATGCCCGGGGAATCGGAGACGGACACGTTGCGTTTTTCTCCCGGGCAGGTGTTGCGGTGTTTTAGAAACGACGGACGCCAGCGAAACGATCTACTCGTCATCGACGAGATCAATCGTTCGGATATCGACAAGTCGTTCGGACAGTTGTTTACGCTTCTATCCGGCCAAGCGGTCCAGCTTCCGTTTACTGTTGAAGGAAAGGAAGTCGAGATTGTTCCTGCAGAACACTCCATTGAGAACGACGGCGATCACCGGTACGTGATGCCATCGTCTTGGCGAATTTTTGCAACGATGAACAGCTACGATAAGACTTCACTCTACGAGATGTCCTACGCGTTTATGCGGCGGTTTGCGTTCGTTCACGTTGGCGTTCCAGGTGAGGAAACGGATAATTGGGAGTCTTTAGTCGAGAGATATGCAGACGTGTGGGATCTCCAAGTTAGTAGTGAGGTCATAGAGGTCGTTGCCGAAATCTGGGAGGTGACGAATAGTACGGTATCAGAGCGGAAGATCGGACCGGCGCTGATCAAAGATATGCTCAGGCACATTTCTCCGGCTGGTTCGTCGGACGCAGTGGCAAATGCCATCACAAGCTACATTTTTCCACAATTGGAGGGAGTCCGTGGCCGAGAGCGGGTCGTTTCGGAACTCGCATCGCTGGATGCCGTGGACAGCCAGCGGATACACGACCGGGCAGCGGAGATACTACAGGTGACACTGAATGAATAG
- a CDS encoding NAD-binding protein, with translation MSDHALHDTLARTAGPPTVLIVSDSYLGPTLAAEFEPDDEVRLVTDDAAIAARTPDDVGTTVGDVTAVDTLDAGGDADAAIVGLRTDRETLLVTQLLRVRFDIETTVVVLNNPDRHDAMSDVATSVVFGPECLSAALRRTVRPTTAETGDR, from the coding sequence ATGTCAGACCACGCACTCCACGATACGCTCGCCCGCACCGCTGGGCCACCCACAGTCCTCATCGTCAGCGACTCGTACCTCGGACCGACGCTGGCCGCCGAGTTCGAACCGGACGACGAAGTCAGACTCGTCACCGATGACGCCGCGATAGCGGCCCGGACCCCCGACGACGTCGGGACCACCGTCGGCGACGTGACCGCGGTTGACACGCTGGACGCCGGTGGTGACGCCGACGCCGCCATCGTGGGGCTCCGAACGGATCGGGAGACCCTTCTCGTGACGCAGTTGCTCCGGGTACGGTTCGACATCGAGACCACCGTTGTGGTGCTCAACAACCCCGACCGTCACGATGCGATGTCCGACGTTGCGACCAGCGTCGTCTTCGGGCCCGAGTGTCTCTCCGCGGCGCTCCGGCGCACAGTCCGCCCGACGACCGCCGAGACCGGCGACCGATGA
- a CDS encoding phosphopantetheine adenylyltransferase, whose translation MHVALGGTFDPVHDGHRALFERAFELGDVTVGLTTDDLAAETRYVDRYVRPFEDRKRDLDAELTDIAAEYSREFEIRPLETPTGIATEPKFDALVVSPETREGGDRINGIRRERGLDPLDIEVVDHVTAADGERISSTRIVRGEIDRHGNLTPDRDGRGPKRPSESE comes from the coding sequence ATGCACGTCGCGTTGGGCGGGACGTTCGACCCGGTCCACGACGGCCACCGTGCGCTGTTCGAGCGCGCCTTCGAGTTGGGGGACGTGACGGTGGGACTGACCACCGACGACCTGGCCGCCGAGACCCGCTACGTCGACCGCTACGTTCGCCCGTTCGAGGACCGAAAACGCGACCTGGACGCGGAGCTAACCGACATCGCGGCGGAGTACTCCCGGGAGTTCGAGATCCGCCCCCTGGAGACGCCTACCGGCATCGCGACCGAACCGAAGTTCGACGCCCTGGTCGTCTCGCCGGAGACGCGGGAGGGCGGCGACCGGATCAACGGGATCCGCCGCGAGCGCGGGCTCGACCCCCTCGACATCGAGGTCGTCGATCACGTCACCGCGGCGGACGGCGAGCGGATCTCCTCAACGCGCATCGTCCGCGGCGAGATCGACCGCCACGGCAACCTCACCCCGGACCGGGACGGTCGTGGCCCGAAGCGACCCTCCGAAAGCGAGTGA
- a CDS encoding type II toxin-antitoxin system HicA family toxin, whose protein sequence is MAKRDFSGEDVYKVLVNVGGFRHVRTAGDHLILRWKPPESHEGTEPRTVTVPAHDSVSIGTLRDIADDAGAEDFEAFCEWIDRNS, encoded by the coding sequence ATGGCAAAGCGGGATTTCTCGGGTGAGGACGTGTACAAAGTGCTTGTGAACGTCGGTGGCTTTCGGCACGTTCGGACCGCAGGTGACCACCTGATCCTGCGATGGAAACCACCGGAGAGTCACGAGGGGACGGAACCACGTACCGTGACCGTCCCGGCGCACGATTCGGTCAGTATCGGGACGCTGCGCGACATCGCCGACGACGCCGGTGCGGAGGACTTCGAGGCGTTCTGCGAGTGGATCGACCGGAACTCGTAG
- a CDS encoding transcription initiation factor IIB family protein: MYSARDRVENERWLNRIERGADRLELGADARSFAADLFLSEAPDADRSKPAVAAASLYAGALIAGEERSQSRVADAMDVSRLSVQQHWKPVLEAAGFQPPSW, translated from the coding sequence ATGTACAGCGCTCGGGACCGGGTGGAGAACGAACGGTGGCTGAACCGGATCGAACGCGGCGCCGACCGCCTCGAACTCGGCGCCGACGCCCGGTCGTTCGCCGCCGACCTGTTCCTCTCGGAGGCGCCCGACGCCGACCGATCGAAGCCCGCGGTGGCGGCCGCCAGCCTCTATGCCGGCGCGCTCATCGCGGGCGAGGAACGGTCCCAGTCCCGCGTTGCCGACGCAATGGACGTGAGCCGCCTCAGCGTCCAACAGCACTGGAAACCCGTCTTGGAGGCTGCGGGGTTCCAGCCACCGTCGTGGTGA
- a CDS encoding amino acid permease: MTKELERDLGLPSVLAISIGAMIGSGIFILPALALEIAGPAVIVAYGLAGLLVVPAALSKSEMATAMPEAGGTYIYIERGMGPLLGTVAGVGTWFSLSFKGALALVGGVPYLLLLFDLPLRPVALGLAAFLILVNVAGAKQTGRLQVAIVVVMLAALGWFAAGSAPSVESTNYAAFFADGIGGLLAATGLVFVSYAGVTKVASVAEEVEDPGRNIPLGILGSLAFTTLLYVAIVAVLVGVTDPGSVAGSLTPVAVAAEATLGRTGVVAVILAAILALVSTANAGILSSSRYPLAMSRDSLAPPSLSAVSDRLGTPVASITLTGAVLLVLIAFVPILDIAKLASAFQIMVFGLINVALLSFREGSVEYDPEFASPLYPWMQVFGVVTGALLLTQMGTTALLGAVVITVGSVAWYFAYVRPRVSREGAATDAIRRQVGRETLTEVASARDDSTHEVLVALTKGTDEDRERSLLALAADLVRGDDGRVVAVQFQEIPDQAPLVENVTDQSASDLSFETRTAALADELDVDIEADEVVSHDTKHAITNFADRRGVKTIVAEHEPLRLRSRVVGDPIDWVVRHAPCDVLLVDNLGYDSPQQVVLSGHGSPYSPVAVDIAGAIAAANGGHLSLWYPADVGSDPRAATMDEYRSELASILSVPVSTESIRTDGGRLSPPDLVVRRGSDDRLRDVVFDDRPVVPSPGCTVVTTYPHESRQRGLLHRLLERLTF; encoded by the coding sequence ATGACGAAGGAACTCGAACGCGACCTCGGGCTTCCGTCGGTGCTGGCGATCAGTATCGGCGCCATGATCGGGAGCGGGATCTTCATTCTGCCGGCACTCGCCTTGGAGATTGCCGGCCCGGCCGTGATCGTCGCGTACGGTCTCGCAGGGCTTCTGGTGGTTCCGGCCGCCCTCTCGAAGTCGGAGATGGCCACCGCGATGCCGGAGGCCGGCGGCACGTACATCTACATCGAGCGCGGTATGGGGCCGCTGCTCGGAACGGTGGCCGGCGTCGGCACCTGGTTCTCCCTGTCGTTCAAGGGTGCCCTCGCCCTGGTGGGTGGGGTTCCGTATCTCCTGCTCCTGTTCGACCTGCCGCTGCGACCTGTCGCGTTGGGCCTCGCCGCGTTTCTGATCCTGGTGAACGTCGCCGGCGCCAAGCAGACGGGTCGGCTCCAGGTGGCAATCGTGGTCGTGATGTTGGCAGCGCTCGGGTGGTTCGCGGCGGGCAGTGCCCCCAGCGTCGAATCCACGAACTACGCCGCGTTCTTCGCCGATGGGATCGGCGGCCTGCTTGCGGCCACTGGGCTGGTGTTCGTGTCGTATGCGGGCGTCACCAAGGTTGCAAGCGTCGCCGAGGAGGTCGAAGACCCCGGGCGGAACATCCCGCTGGGCATTCTGGGGTCGCTCGCGTTCACCACCCTCCTCTACGTCGCTATCGTGGCGGTACTGGTCGGCGTGACCGATCCCGGCTCCGTTGCGGGGTCGCTGACCCCGGTGGCGGTCGCCGCCGAAGCCACTCTCGGCCGAACCGGCGTCGTGGCTGTAATCCTCGCGGCCATCCTCGCGCTTGTCTCGACCGCGAACGCCGGAATCCTGTCGTCGTCGCGGTATCCCCTCGCGATGAGCCGCGACAGCCTCGCACCGCCGTCGTTGTCCGCCGTGAGCGACCGTCTCGGGACGCCGGTCGCCTCGATCACGCTCACGGGTGCAGTGCTTCTGGTTCTCATCGCGTTCGTCCCGATACTCGACATCGCCAAGCTCGCAAGCGCCTTCCAGATTATGGTGTTCGGGCTGATCAACGTGGCCCTGCTCTCCTTCCGTGAGGGTAGCGTGGAGTACGATCCCGAGTTCGCCTCGCCGCTGTACCCCTGGATGCAGGTCTTCGGGGTCGTGACCGGTGCGTTGCTCCTCACGCAGATGGGGACGACCGCACTGCTCGGCGCGGTCGTCATCACCGTCGGGAGCGTTGCGTGGTACTTCGCGTACGTCCGCCCGCGGGTCAGCCGCGAGGGCGCCGCCACCGACGCCATCCGGCGACAGGTCGGCCGGGAGACCCTCACAGAGGTCGCCTCCGCCCGCGACGACAGCACCCACGAGGTGCTCGTCGCACTCACGAAGGGGACCGACGAGGACCGGGAGCGCTCCCTGTTGGCCCTGGCCGCGGACCTGGTCCGAGGGGACGACGGACGCGTCGTTGCGGTCCAGTTCCAGGAGATCCCCGACCAGGCCCCGCTGGTCGAGAACGTCACCGACCAGTCCGCCTCTGATCTCTCCTTCGAGACTCGGACGGCCGCGCTGGCTGACGAACTCGACGTCGACATCGAAGCCGACGAGGTCGTGAGTCACGATACCAAACACGCTATCACCAACTTCGCGGACCGCCGCGGGGTGAAGACGATCGTCGCGGAACACGAACCCCTCCGCCTCCGCTCGCGGGTCGTCGGGGATCCGATCGACTGGGTTGTCCGCCACGCACCGTGCGACGTGCTCCTCGTCGACAACCTCGGGTACGACTCGCCACAGCAGGTGGTGTTGTCCGGCCACGGAAGCCCGTACTCCCCGGTCGCCGTCGACATCGCCGGCGCCATCGCAGCGGCGAACGGTGGGCATCTCTCCCTCTGGTACCCTGCCGACGTGGGAAGCGACCCACGCGCAGCCACGATGGACGAGTACCGGTCGGAGCTCGCGTCGATACTCTCGGTCCCTGTCAGCACCGAATCGATCCGGACCGACGGGGGCCGGCTCTCCCCGCCGGATCTGGTGGTCAGACGGGGCTCCGACGATCGGCTCCGGGATGTCGTGTTCGACGATCGGCCTGTTGTACCCAGCCCCGGGTGTACGGTGGTCACGACGTACCCCCACGAATCCCGGCAACGGGGACTCCTCCACCGGCTGCTCGAGCGGCTGACGTTCTGA